The Electrophorus electricus isolate fEleEle1 chromosome 24, fEleEle1.pri, whole genome shotgun sequence DNA window TCTCGTGTCTTTTTCTCCCATGTTTGTCAGTGTATTTAAATACGTTTGCCTGtctagtttatgtatgtatagCTTTATCTGAATTTTTCCAATGAGAAGTTTCCttaattaattgttttcattttatcatattttcaTCAGATTGTGGGTGCAAATAAAGAGTTCACTGAAAATCCTCagtcaaattaattaatttgaattgaTGGAAATCTCTGCTTGTAAATGTAGCCACAGCAGGTACATGTAAATGCCTGATTATCTTTAGTGGGCCTGTTACCTGTCAGAACATAATagttgtttttgctgtgctcagtggttaaggtatttgatgtgtaatcagaaggttgccagttcaagcaccaCTATTGCCAAGttattgttgggcccctgatcaaggTCTATTgttcaagctgtattcagtcataattgtaagtccctttggataatagctaagtgccataaatgtaaatgccgTTTTTCAGTGTGATATGGGAGGGGGGGCTAGGGATGAATGGGAGACCCCAGATTTGgcactatttttcttttttcccataATCTGACAGAGTAGCTAACCCATGAATGAGGAGCTAGAGGACATAAAGCCCAACAGTAGACCTCTCAAGGAGCAAGATTAGATAGAATGCATTTGCCTGTGTTGAGCCTCTTGATTGTGTAGCCTACTAAGGGAAGGACTAGAGAGCTCTTTCCTCTTACTCAGGTTCATAAACACACTAACTTAAAGGGCAGGTTGTACCCTGTGTATATTTGGTTAATCGGAGATAGGATAAAAAGATGTTTTTTCTGtctattttatatttgcagttATGTTTAGGGGTTTTCTGGCATTAGTTAGTTTCTTATGCTTATGTGGGGGGGTGTCCGCATATGCACAAAAACGATTTTGGGCGGATTATATGACTTATATGAGATGTATTTAGCAAGTTTCAGTGGATGGACTagatatgtaaaatattaagcTTCATCTGGTTTCATCACTCTGTGTATCTCTGAGGTTCCAGTTTTCAAGTCAGGGCAGAAGTAGTAGGAGTTGCAGTGGAATACCTTATCCATAGTGTTGTTTTCTATAGGCATTGCTGCCACATTACAGTGATATAGAATTACTTTTCCCTGGGTTATCTGTTCCTGCATCCTCTCTTCCTGGACATCCTGTGCATGTACTCAGAGTAGTCTACTCCAAGCAGCTTGCCCTCATGGCCATAAGGAGCTAGTCTGCAGCTAGCAGGCCCCAGCCTGGCCCATGCCCCACTTCCAACACAACGTTATCAGGCTGGATATTTCACAGCTTCACCGTGTTCTCCTCCAGAGGCTGGTTGCACCATTTGAAGAACTCGGTGGCCAGCCACCCAGAAATGGACTGGGTGAGTCGAGCTAGTTGCTGAACAATCTAGCTTCTTATCATCAGTAACCTGTGTTAACACTGGTTAACAAAGGTTAACACTGCCTAGCAATGATATGAATAAAGAAGTTATGTTTGAGCACTGGGGCAGTGTACTACAGAGCCAGCGCTGGCTATAAATATCAGTAGATGAGCTGAAGCACAAGATTTGAAATTGGCAGCAGGTCCCACACTACACTGAGGCTAGACATGGTATTGTACTCTAAATGTAAACAGATAATTTATTCTATAGAGTTAAAAAGAGTTAGCTACATCTCTGCTTGTGCAAAAAGAGGCTGTAAACTAAGGGTAGTTGTGTTAGAATTATCGTTAatagctgaaagggctagtcagtggTTGTGAATGAGGACAGCACAAGCTAGCTgggaaaatgcattaaaaaaggTAGAATGGCTGAGATGTTCATTGTTTCAGGTGATTGCTGTCATATTATTGTAACATGGCAGATCTAGATGGCACTGACTATACACTAACAGTGCCTTTGAGGCTGAGTTTGGCCTTAGTAACTGGGGAGGCCATTATGGATCTGATGTATTGGGAAATACTTGGTGGTGTAGTAGGTAAAATCTATGTGGAACTGGCAACACCAAGTATGCATTAATGGTGGCAGTGGGTCTGGGTATGGTGTTAGTCACTGGGGAGGCCAGTATGGATTTTACAGGTTAGGAAGCAATTGGATGCTTGGGGGCAGCACATTTGGTAAATATAGGGAGATTAAAATTGTGTTTGCTTTTGGTGTAGTGCATAAAGTACATATGGAACTGTGGACCTGAGCACACCTTAATGGTGTCAGTTGGGCTGGGTCCGGTCTTGGTCACCAGGGAGGCCAATGAAGGTTTAAAGAGGTGAATGTGACTGATTTAAAGTGATCTTGGAGGGGGGGTGGGTTTTTGATACCAGACCACACTGTTGAACTTTCTGGAGGTGTCGTGGGattaattcagcaaaacacagacagagggaggtgcctacctgatgacccctgtgaaaAGCTGGTTTCTGGTATGAAGTGAGTGAGCTAGGTCCTGTGTGAAGCTCTAATAGTTTAGCACAGGATATGACATctcatcctgtgtataattacaaagTCCCTGTTTTCTCATTATGTTAGAGTAGTAGGTATGTATGGATCTGATGTATTGTATGATTATTGTATTTCCTATTGGCTTTGTTCCTAGTCTTGTTTGTAAGCTTAACCCAGAAGGTACTTTTCT harbors:
- the zgc:194242 gene encoding LOW QUALITY PROTEIN: demethylmenaquinone methyltransferase (The sequence of the model RefSeq protein was modified relative to this genomic sequence to represent the inferred CDS: inserted 1 base in 1 codon; deleted 2 bases in 1 codon; substituted 3 bases at 3 genomic stop codons) → MIRSXIVQQLARLTQSISGWLATEFFKWCNQPLEENTVKLXNIQPDNVVLEVGHGPGWGLLAADXLLXGHEGKLLGVDYSEYMHRMSRKRMQEQITQGKVILYHCNVAAMPIENNTMDKVFHCNSYYFCPDLKTGTSEIHRVMKPGGLRVTTLRQTSIALYASLKIILGENWHPEAYMEALWSSGFTDIRMQNITGDRFIFQAIFATASK